Proteins from one Apis cerana isolate GH-2021 linkage group LG11, AcerK_1.0, whole genome shotgun sequence genomic window:
- the LOC107995801 gene encoding uncharacterized protein LOC107995801 isoform X12 → MIGWIRCDSCRPCWVCVAHRLGIFTVFCRSRRRSGSGLTDTHSQQQQQQQQQQQQQQVQENNNTSSKKGQEGLGPDEMWAPGGLGPHRELPVDVPDTLLQKAYPNKVNSRSSDFRNELLRSPPRSASDLDLSLNLKNDTLKKSPPPPPPPPPPPPPPPRISNLDNRARIDPNGEAIRNGQPPMLKIELKIENRLEDEEGRIVKEVDRYDTTTDFNPPFKDFGDEEEEDQEEDEGVNEEEEEEEEEENTGTTEGQKESSVDLDVEEDYPFAKEDYPTMLKTCSDDSASPRSSSGRSDSTAPLDTSLVLRHAKTRGKGSPTYDARRIDLGSPCRGPVVPEIKVAPLYQRATATTAASNNTNTNTNTNTNTTTSFDNPAYGLADLQELQGFLMRSDEVSDLTRLIDAEQCPTIPRIPRASEQDVVASLSTPSRGKQEKLKSETSCPSIVSTSKSTVGKKQQQQSSSGGHHHHHQHHHHHHHHHHHHHRSKQKGGRGVEAEESLIRAGSSDDLAGIESGSSLSSSSRRQHQQQQQQQQRPKKKRHQQISSGYSTLRSDTSTVDLEHVDRGSFLVVGGKAYREVAVDCPPDFVPVAKRHPVYPPPNKNGNKNASLSRHPKRDGGSGGGGDGGGGGGGNNNNNNNNNNNNKMNGDEGGAGIVCAKYDRSNRFQLGGKPVTDLVPGSPVLDPSSNKVRSKKVKSMLFQRFLCTLIATHHPSSRCTLSHATTPRATNRSCSNRSKMMDGEGDEEEEEEEYDSWSVHSSPCLDDTDSCTVVRFSNAEDAEGGKLSFLLAANKRSTRGREGRGGRGNRSRETDENCRNSLRELSLAHAQNRTNSRLSLEYHGRSKAISLLELGGSSHGFEFAGTSLISRSNSWENSEGRREEESQDRGRRRIIRTYASRHRYDRHHQLAEVNQTGLNGVKPAIPPRDQKRAPARPPKDNLRLSTQNNNVESTDNANAEPTQQQLHSIRKYQEQLRKRKDEEERQEILNRSLRGSKKLQALESHATSLSGQENLAYTQDEVTTVGRPTHVTTQEVEEPPRPLTYGEVVATLERLQLQLRNISGALGISGPGVEAELEAVRTLLVQSRFASALATHHILRNRLRSNKVLKHHTEDASTLARDCVDILEKWQSSSTATGVGGAETIAAVEELTGILTSYDMEALLLTHDSIISYVDGLQRKQSPSSSSPSGPPSPTSSWRGSRVVDNIKIIRIEKTNEPLGATVRNEGDAVIIGRVVRGGAADKSGLLHEGDEVLEVNGVEMRGKSVNEVCDILAGMQGSLTFLVLPAPTSHRNNLSNRREDTNQIQHIRAHFDYDPEEDPYIPCRELGVSFQKGDVLHVISQEDPNWWQAYREGEEDQTLAGLIPSKAFQHQRESMKQTIAGDKSTVRGSKKSSTLLCARKNPKKKKRNKFGANYNDDGYPHYATTAIDDYDSEEVLTYEEVALYYPRANHKRPIVLIGPPNIGRHELRQRLMHDSERFAAAIPHTSRPRKDSEVDGQDYHFISRSQFESDILCRKFVEHGEYEKAYYGTSVEAIRSVVNSGKICVLNLHPQSLKILRNSDLKPYVVFVAPPSLEKLRQKRIKNNESFKEEELKDIIEKAREMEDKYGHLFDMIIINTDTDRAYNQLLTEINSLEREPQWVPASWVQ, encoded by the exons GTCCCGAAGGCGTAGCGGCAGTGGCTTGACGGACACACACtcgcagcagcagcagcagcaacagcagcaacaacagcaacagcaaGTGCAGGAGAACAACAACACCAGCTCGAAGAAGGGGCAGGAAGGGTTGGGCCCCGATGAGATGTGGGCCCCTGGCGGGCTAGGGCCTCACCGGGAGCTACCAGTCGACGTGCCCGACACCCTTCTTCAAAAGGCCTATCCCAACAAGGTAAACAGCCGCTCGTCCGATTTCAGGAACGAGCTTCTTCGTTCTCCTCCCCGTAGCGCTAGCGACCTCGACCTCTCCCTAAACCTTAAAAACGACACCCTTAAAAAatcgccgccgccgccgcctccgcctccgccgccgccgccgcctccTCCACGCATCAGCAACCTAGACAACCGCGCTAGAATCGATCCGAACGGCGAGGCCATCCGGAACGGTCAGCCGCCGATGCTCAAGATCGAGCTGAAGATCGAGAACCGCCTCGAGGACGAGGAGGGGAGAATCGTCAAGGAGGTGGACAGGTACGACACAACTACCGATTTTAACCCTCCTTTCAAAGATTTCggggacgaggaggaggaggatcaaGAGGAGGACGAGGGAGTgaacgaggaggaagaggaagaggaagaggaggagaatacAGGGACAACGGAAGGGCAGAAGGAGTCGAGCGTCGATCTCGACGTAGAGGAGGACTATCCGTTCGCGAAGGAGGATTATCCGACCATGTTGAAGACTTGTAGCGACGACTCGGCCAGCCCGAGAAGCTCCTCCGGCAGATCGGACAGCACCGCCCCCCTCGACACCAGCCTGGTGCTGAGACACGCGAAGACACGTGGCAAAGGCTCGCCCACCTACGACGCAAGGCGGATAGATCTCGGCTCCCCTTGCCGGGGACCCGTCGTCCCGGAGATCAAGGTGGCGCCACTCTACCAGAGGGCCACGGCCACCACCGCCGCCAGTAACAACACCAACACCAACACCAACACCAACACCAACACCACCACCTCGTTCGACAACCCCGCCTACGGTTTGGCCGATCTTCAGGAGCTCCAAGGATTTTTGATGAGATCGGACGAGGTGTCCGACCTGACTCGACTGATCGACGCCGAGCAATGCCCCACCATCCCGAGAATCCCACGTGCTAGCGAGCAAGACGTTGTTGCTTCTCTCTCGACTCCCTCTCGCGGCAAGCAGGAGAAACTAAAGTCGGAAACGAGCTGTCCGTCGATCGTTTCGACGAGCAAATCGACGGTTGGCAAGAAGCAGCAACAACAATCGTCGAGCGGTGGTCACCACCATCATCACCAGCACCatcaccatcaccaccaccaccaccatcatcaCCATCGGTCGAAACAGAAGGGGGGGAGAGGCGTGGAAGCGGAGGAGTCGCTGATACGCGCGGGCTCGAGCGACGACCTCGCCGGGATCGAGTCGGGCAGCAGCCTCTCCTCGTCCTCGAGGCGGCAGCAccagcagcaacagcaacaacagcagCGGCCCAAGAAGAAGAGGCATCAACAAATCTCGAGCGGCTACTCGACCCTGAGGAGCGACACGTCCACCGTCGATCTCGAGCACGTGGACCGTGGTAGCTTCCTGGTGGTCGGCGGCAAAGCCTATCGCGAGGTGGCCGTCGACTGCCCCCCCGACTTCGTCCCCGTCGCCAAACGCCACCCCGTCTATCCCCCGCCGAACAAGAACGGGAACAAGAACGCGTCACTGTCACGACACCCGAAACGCGACggtggtagtggtggtggtggtgatggtggtggtggtggtggtggtaataataacaacaataataacaataataataataataagatgaaCGGGGACGAAGGGGGGGCGGGTATCGTTTGCGCGAAGTACGACCGTAGTAATAGGTTTCAACTCGGTGGCAAGCCTGTTACGGATCTCGTACCGGGATCGCCTGTACTCGACCCCTCCTCGAACAAGGTAAGAAGTAAGAAAGTGAAGAGTATGCTTTTCCAACGCTTCCTTTGCACTCTCATCGCCACGCATCACCCCTCATCGCGCTGCACGCTTTCGCACGCAACCACGCCTCGCGCCACTAATCGCTCTTGCTCTAACCGTTCGAAAATGATGGACGGGGAGggggacgaggaggaggaggaggaggaatacgATTCGTGGTCGGTCCACTCCTCTCCCTGCCTCGACGACACCGACTCTTGCACCGTTGTCCGTTTTTCGAACGCCGAGGATGCGGAGGGGGGGAAgctctccttccttctcgcGGCGAATAAACGATCGACTCGAGGAAGAGAaggacgaggaggaagaggaaacagAAGTCGAGAAACGGACGAGAATTGTCGCAATTCGTTGCGCGAGTTGTCTCTCGCGCATGCGCAAAACAGGACTAACTCGAGGCTGTCGCTCGAGTATCACGGGCGTTCCAAAGCGATCTCCTTGCTCGAGCTTGGTGGCTCGAGTCACGGGTTCGAATTCGCCGGGACGAGTTTGATCTCGCGGTCGAACTCGTGGGAAAACTCagagggaaggagagaagaggagtCGCAGGATCGGGGAAGAAGGAGGATAATACGTACGTACGCCTCGCGCCATCGCTACGATCGTCATCATCAGCTTGCCGAGGTAAATCAG ACCGGTCTGAACGGGGTGAAACCTGCCATCCCCCCGAGAGATCAAAAGAGGGCACCTGCCAGACCGCCGAAAGATAACCTACGTTTGTCCACGCAGAACAATAACGTGGAGAGCACCGATAACGCGAATGCCGAGCCTACGCAACAACAACTGCATTCCATCAGAAAATACCAG GAGCAGCTACGTAAACGAAAGGATGAGGAGGAGAGGCAGGAGATACTCAATCGATCGTTACGCGGATCGAAAAAGCTGCAGGCTCTGGAGAGCCACGCGACCAGCCTATCGGGCCAAGAAAATCTCGCATACACCCAGGACGAGGTGACCACCGTCGGCCGTCCAACGCACGTCACCACGCAAGAAGTAGAGGAGCCTCCCAGGCCCCTCA CATACGGAGAGGTCGTCGCGACGTTGGAGAGGCTACAGCTTCAGTTGCGCAATATTTCCGGTGCTCTAGGCATTTCGGGGCCGGGTGTCGAAGCCGAACTCGAAGCGGTGCGAACTCTTCTGGTGCAAAGTCGATTCGCATCTGCACTCGCCACCCACCACATCCTCAGAAATCGTTTAAGATCGAACAAAGTTTTGAAACATCACACCGAGGACGCCTCCACTTTAGCACGAGAC TGTGTGGACATTCTCGAGAAATGGCAGTCCTCGTCGACAGCAACAGGTGTCGGTGGAGCGGAAACGATCGCCGCCGTCGAGGAACTGACAGGAATTCTGACGAGCTACGACATGGAGGCCCTCCTCCTCACCCACGACTCCATCATCTCGTACGTGGATGGACTGCAGAGAAAACAAAGCCCCTCGTCCTCGTCGCCGAGCGGTCCACCGAGTCCGACTTCCAGCTGGAGAGGCTCACGGGTCGTGgacaacattaaaattatcagaatCGAGAAAACCAACGAACCTCTTGGTGCTACGGTCAGGAACGAGGGTGATGCGGTTATAATAG GACGTGTCGTGCGAGGAGGTGCGGCCGACAAGTCTGGACTTTTACACGAAGGGGACGAGGTTCTCGAGGTGAACGGCGTGGAAATGCGTGGCAAAAGCGTAAACGAAGTGTGCGATATTCTGGCTGGTATGCAGGGCAGTCTAACCTTCCTCGTGCTCCCGGCACCCACGAGTCACAGGAACAATTTGTCGAATAGAAGGGAAGATACGAACCAG ATACAACACATACGGGCCCACTTCGATTACGACCCTGAGGAAGATCCTTATATACCGTGCCGGGAATTGGGTGTCAGTTTTCAGAAGGGTGATGTGTTGCACGTCATCTCTCAAGAGGATCCTAATTGGTGGCAGGCGTATCGAGAGGGCGAAGAGGATCAAACGCTGGCTGGTTTGATACCCAGTAAAGCCTTCCAGCATCA GCGAGAATCAATGAAGCAAACTATCGCTGGTGATAAATCGACCGTACGCGGTTCCAAGAAATCCAGTACGTTGTTGTGCGCTAGAAAGAAtccaaagaagaagaaacggaaCAAGTTTGGGGCGAACTACAACGACGACGGGTATCCGCATTACGCAACGACTGCCATCGACG ATTACGACAGCGAGGAGGTACTTACTTACGAGGAAGTCGCGTTGTACTATCCTAGAGCGAATCACAAAAGACCGATAGTTCTGATAGGGCCACCAAATATCGGGCGACACGAGCTGAGACAGAGGCTGATGCACGACAGCGAACGTTTCGCGGCTGCTATTCCTC ACACGAGTCGTCCAAGAAAAGACTCGGAAGTGGACGGACAGGACTACCATTTCATTTCTCGTTCTCAATTCGAATCCGATATACTTTGTCGAAAGTTCGTCGAACACGGAGAATACGAGAAAGCCTATTACGGCACCTCCGTCGAAGCTATACGATCCGTAGTAAACTCTGGTAAAATCTGTGTTCTTAATCTGCATCCGCAGAGCCTGAAGATCTTGCGAAATTCGGACTTGAAACCGTACGTGGTATTCGTCGCGCCGCCAAGTTTGGAGAAACTTCGCCAAAAAAGGATCAAGAATAACGAGAGTTtcaaggaggaggaattgaagGATATTATAGAGAAAGCACGGGAGATGGAGGATAAATACGGGCATCTGTTCGACATGATCATCATAAACACAGATACGGATAGAGCGTACAATCAGCTGCTGACGGAGATCAATTCGTTGGAAAGGGAGCCTCAGTGGGTGCCTGCTTCTTGGgttcagtaa